One part of the Terriglobales bacterium genome encodes these proteins:
- a CDS encoding NmrA/HSCARG family protein, with amino-acid sequence MSDKKTIAVTGATGAQGGGLVRAILKDKNGEFAVRAITRNPGSDKAKELAKLGAEIVSADLDNVDSLTRAFSGAHGVFCLTNYWEHFSPEKEISQVENLAKAAKAAGVKHAIWSTLEDTRKLVPLSDNRMPTLMGNYKVPHFDSKGGSDHFFTDAGVPTTFLLTSFYWDNFIYFGLGPKPGPDGKQAITLPMGSTPLPGIAAEDIGKCAYGIFKRGQEFVGKTVGIAGEHLTGEQMAAGLSKALGVPVRYNAVSPDVYRSFGFPGADDLGNMFQYKHDFNEEFSRPRSVEFSRRLNPELLSFEQWLAKHKQQIPLELKQTEATA; translated from the coding sequence ATGTCAGATAAAAAGACTATTGCTGTAACCGGCGCCACGGGTGCGCAGGGTGGCGGATTGGTGCGGGCCATCCTGAAGGACAAGAATGGCGAATTTGCGGTGCGAGCGATAACAAGAAATCCGGGGTCGGATAAAGCCAAGGAACTGGCAAAACTGGGCGCCGAGATAGTCAGCGCCGATCTGGATAACGTAGACAGCCTGACCAGAGCATTCAGCGGCGCTCATGGCGTGTTCTGCCTGACGAATTACTGGGAGCATTTCTCTCCGGAGAAGGAGATTTCGCAGGTCGAGAACCTGGCGAAGGCGGCGAAAGCGGCGGGAGTGAAGCACGCGATTTGGTCCACGCTGGAGGACACGCGAAAGCTGGTGCCGCTCTCGGACAACCGGATGCCCACGCTCATGGGCAATTACAAAGTGCCGCATTTCGATTCGAAAGGCGGGTCCGATCATTTCTTTACTGATGCCGGAGTGCCGACGACCTTCCTGCTGACTTCGTTTTACTGGGACAACTTCATTTACTTTGGACTAGGTCCGAAGCCGGGCCCGGATGGCAAACAGGCGATTACGCTGCCGATGGGTTCCACGCCGCTGCCAGGCATCGCGGCGGAAGATATCGGCAAGTGCGCATATGGGATATTCAAACGCGGCCAGGAGTTTGTGGGTAAAACGGTGGGCATTGCCGGGGAGCATCTCACGGGCGAGCAGATGGCGGCTGGCTTGAGCAAGGCACTCGGAGTGCCGGTACGCTACAACGCTGTATCGCCGGATGTATACCGGAGCTTCGGGTTTCCGGGGGCGGACGACCTGGGGAACATGTTCCAATACAAGCACGATTTCAACGAGGAGTTCAGCAGGCCGCGCAGCGTGGAGTTCTCGCGCAGGCTGAATCCGGAGCTGCTTTCCTTTGAGCAGTGGTTGGCAAAACACAAACAGCAGATTCCGCTGGAACTGAAGCAGACCGAAGCGACAGCATAA
- a CDS encoding ABC-F family ATP-binding cassette domain-containing protein — protein MIQLSAAGKRFGPKLLFDGLDWLITSRDRVGLVGANGTGKSTLLKVLAGIESLDYGSMAITKGTSAGYLPQDGLTLSGRSVFAECMSVFDDVKAMEEEMEALTHRMSELDHESDDYTQVAERFHQLENQFQARDGYAIESQVGAVLQGLGFRKEDWARRTEEFSGGWQMRIALAKLLLQKPNLLLLDEPTNHLDLESRNWLEGYLTEYPGAYVLISHDRYFLDVTVKKIVEIWNKGVHFYPGNYDQFLKQKTERRDQLLAAYKNQREHIEHLESFINRFRYKASKAKQVQSRIKELEKIERIEIPNEEEAIHFKFPQPQPSGRLVAQFEDVAKSYGEKHVFSGVNFTIERGDRIALVGVNGAGKSTLIKLLSGVERPTSGTLQLGHNVEPDYFAQDQYKELNTSSRVLEDLETVAPLASTTELRNLLGCFLFSGDDVFKPIGVLSGGERNRYALARMLLHPSNFLLLDEPTNHLDLRAKDVLLNALKEFTGTVIFVSHDRYFIDNLATKVFEVIDGRVDVFPGEYEDFMWRKQNVDSPPPRDLLTELDSRTPPLRPTEGLKDGAPTPPKRINPIKLKQMQDRAQELEDDISRLEQGIAECETALLTFVSADETKRLMAQQESMKQELEQAMAEWEEVSSTIEASV, from the coding sequence ATGATCCAACTTTCCGCGGCCGGCAAGCGGTTCGGCCCCAAATTGCTGTTTGACGGCCTGGACTGGCTGATCACGTCGCGCGACCGCGTGGGGTTGGTCGGCGCGAATGGTACCGGCAAATCCACTTTGCTGAAGGTGCTGGCTGGAATCGAGTCGCTCGACTACGGCTCGATGGCGATCACGAAGGGAACTTCCGCAGGATATCTTCCGCAAGATGGGCTGACGCTTTCCGGTCGTTCGGTGTTCGCCGAGTGCATGTCCGTGTTCGACGACGTGAAGGCGATGGAAGAAGAGATGGAAGCGCTCACGCATCGAATGTCGGAGTTGGACCATGAGAGCGACGACTACACGCAGGTTGCGGAGCGGTTCCATCAACTGGAGAACCAATTTCAGGCACGCGATGGGTACGCGATCGAGTCGCAGGTCGGAGCGGTCCTGCAAGGCCTTGGCTTCCGCAAAGAAGACTGGGCTAGACGGACAGAGGAGTTCAGCGGCGGCTGGCAGATGCGCATCGCATTGGCGAAACTGCTGCTTCAGAAGCCGAACCTGCTGCTGCTGGACGAACCGACGAACCACCTGGATCTGGAGTCGCGCAACTGGCTGGAAGGATATCTTACCGAGTATCCGGGCGCGTACGTCCTGATCTCGCACGACCGCTATTTCCTCGATGTCACGGTGAAGAAGATCGTCGAGATATGGAACAAGGGCGTTCATTTCTATCCGGGCAACTACGATCAGTTCCTGAAGCAGAAGACAGAACGGCGCGACCAATTGCTCGCGGCGTACAAGAACCAGCGCGAGCACATCGAGCATCTCGAATCGTTCATCAATCGCTTCCGCTACAAGGCTTCGAAAGCGAAGCAAGTTCAGAGCCGAATCAAGGAACTCGAGAAGATCGAGCGGATCGAAATCCCGAACGAAGAAGAGGCGATCCACTTCAAGTTTCCGCAGCCGCAGCCGAGTGGAAGACTGGTGGCGCAGTTCGAAGATGTCGCGAAGAGCTATGGAGAAAAGCACGTCTTCAGCGGTGTGAACTTTACGATCGAGCGCGGAGACCGCATCGCACTTGTGGGTGTGAACGGCGCCGGAAAATCCACGCTGATCAAGCTGTTGTCGGGCGTTGAGCGGCCAACGAGCGGAACACTGCAACTTGGGCACAACGTGGAGCCCGACTACTTCGCGCAGGACCAGTACAAGGAACTCAATACTTCCAGTCGCGTGCTCGAAGACCTGGAAACGGTTGCGCCGCTGGCGAGCACGACCGAGCTGCGCAACCTGCTCGGATGTTTCCTGTTCAGCGGCGACGACGTGTTCAAGCCGATCGGAGTGCTGTCGGGCGGCGAGCGCAACCGCTATGCGCTGGCGCGAATGCTGCTGCACCCCTCGAACTTCCTGCTGCTGGACGAGCCTACGAATCACCTGGACCTCCGAGCGAAAGACGTGCTGTTGAACGCGCTGAAGGAGTTCACGGGCACGGTGATCTTTGTGTCGCACGATCGATACTTCATCGATAACCTGGCGACGAAAGTTTTCGAAGTCATCGACGGCCGGGTGGACGTATTCCCGGGCGAGTACGAAGACTTCATGTGGCGGAAACAAAATGTGGACAGCCCACCACCAAGAGACCTTCTAACGGAATTGGATTCCCGCACCCCACCCTTACGGCCAACAGAGGGCCTAAAGGATGGGGCACCCACACCTCCCAAGCGGATCAATCCGATCAAGCTCAAGCAGATGCAGGACCGGGCGCAGGAACTGGAAGACGACATCTCCAGGCTGGAGCAGGGAATCGCCGAATGCGAAACCGCGCTCCTGACGTTCGTAAGCGCCGACGAGACCAAACGCCTGATGGCGCAGCAAGAGTCAATGAAGCAGGAACTCGAGCAGGCCATGGCAGAGTGGGAAGAGGTCTCGTCGACGATCGAAGCGAGCGTGTAG
- a CDS encoding SDR family oxidoreductase, translating into MMGQEVVVVTGASAGVGRAVAHEFAKRGACIGLVARGRAGLAGAKREVERLGGKAIAIPTDVADPKQVFDAAKKVEEKFGPIDVWVNVAMASVFSPIKEMTPDDYQRVTNVTYLGYVYGTLAALKTMLSRDHGTIVQVGSALAYRSIPLQSAYCAAKHAISGFTDSLRCELIHDKSNVHVTAVHLPAMNTTQFGWVKSRLQRKAQPVPPIYQPEVAAKAVCWAAHHRRREVWVGHSTVEAIIGQKFIPGALDKYLGKTGYESQQLDQPEDPGRPNNVWEPLDDKQDHGWHGTFGQRSAKWSLQLWVDMNRDWLIGGAIGATALALGWRRAKLRQEMVREWTRKAA; encoded by the coding sequence ATGATGGGTCAGGAAGTTGTGGTAGTGACAGGTGCGTCCGCCGGGGTGGGAAGGGCTGTGGCGCACGAGTTTGCGAAGCGTGGTGCTTGCATCGGCTTGGTGGCGCGCGGCCGCGCGGGACTTGCCGGCGCGAAGCGCGAAGTCGAACGGTTGGGTGGGAAGGCGATCGCGATACCGACGGACGTTGCCGACCCGAAGCAGGTGTTCGACGCCGCGAAGAAGGTAGAGGAGAAGTTCGGCCCGATTGACGTTTGGGTGAATGTCGCAATGGCGTCGGTGTTCTCGCCGATCAAAGAGATGACACCGGATGACTACCAGCGCGTCACCAATGTCACTTATTTGGGCTACGTTTACGGCACGCTGGCGGCTCTCAAGACCATGCTGTCGCGCGACCACGGAACGATCGTGCAGGTTGGTTCGGCGCTGGCATATCGAAGTATTCCACTGCAATCCGCTTACTGCGCCGCGAAGCATGCCATCTCCGGATTCACGGACTCGCTGCGCTGCGAACTCATCCACGACAAGAGCAATGTCCACGTGACCGCGGTCCATCTTCCGGCGATGAACACCACTCAGTTCGGATGGGTGAAGAGCCGCCTGCAACGAAAGGCGCAACCGGTTCCGCCTATTTACCAGCCCGAAGTTGCCGCGAAGGCGGTGTGTTGGGCCGCGCATCACCGGCGTCGCGAAGTGTGGGTCGGCCATTCGACGGTCGAGGCGATCATTGGACAGAAGTTCATTCCGGGAGCGTTGGACAAGTATCTAGGGAAGACAGGATACGAGTCGCAACAACTGGACCAGCCAGAAGATCCGGGACGTCCGAATAATGTCTGGGAACCATTGGATGACAAGCAGGATCACGGCTGGCATGGGACGTTTGGACAGCGGTCGGCGAAGTGGAGTCTGCAGTTGTGGGTGGACATGAACCGCGACTGGTTGATCGGCGGAGCAATTGGAGCGACTGCGTTGGCGCTTGGATGGAGGAGGGCAAAGCTACGCCAGGAGATGGTGAGGGAATGGACCCGCAAGGCCGCGTAA
- a CDS encoding ABC transporter permease — MDTLRQDLKFGFRTLLKNKGFTIVAVVTLALAIGANTAIFTIVNAVLLRPMPVSDPQSLVILGDPNHVHGRSAGTPRVEVFSYLLYAGLSDVPEVFSSAYAAGDIRRLTVATESNDPGKPARGRFVTGKYFSTLGVTPAIGRFFGDAEADMNNPTPVAVISHNYWLRQFAGDPSVVGRTVRMSNYPVTIIGVAREGFDGEISAESQDVWIPMSMQPQLVSGTDWTKDPRISWLQVMARLKPGVSREQAAAAVNVKFRQMLKGDYAAKLSKQDLDDIPKENIRVESGLRGFSASRSALMRPMVLLMIIVGLVLVMACTNISNMLLARSSSRTREIALRVAIGAKPWRVIRQLITESVLLAFIGGLAGLAVAQWGTRLLLRWVTQRFSSIAIDTAPDGYVLAFAAALCLITGLLFGLVPALRASKIELTQILGQTNRVSAAHGSRGVFTVGNLLIAAQFAVSMLVITAAGLLVRSLYNLQDVDLGYPRERLIVMKTDPMVVGYDQDRLKQMAKDLPQAIKLIPGVEQAAVSENGLFSGTESGTSMDAEGFAANGDADRQAAFDNIGAGYFKTIGARFLLGRDFDERDNEGKTPVTIVNESFANFYFRNRNPIGHKITVPADDGTKRVFEIVGVVKDVRDHSVRDKVERRFYLPMAVNNISPISILNFEIRTVGDPSAVTDAVRQRMKEIAPGLPVVGVQTIDELASREVFKESMLARLSGMFGVLALVLAAVGLYGLMSYMVVQRTKEIGIRLALGAQRSQILGGIVKRAMILAMTGVAIGVPIALLSGHAMKTVLYEVGAGDPLSLIGSMLILASVAVMASLLPAMNAIRVDPADVLRYE, encoded by the coding sequence ATGGACACGTTGCGGCAAGACCTGAAGTTCGGATTTCGGACCTTGTTGAAGAACAAGGGGTTCACGATTGTAGCGGTCGTCACCTTGGCGCTTGCCATTGGCGCGAACACCGCCATTTTTACGATCGTCAACGCCGTCCTCCTGCGGCCGATGCCGGTATCCGATCCTCAATCGCTTGTCATCCTTGGTGACCCCAACCATGTGCACGGCCGAAGCGCGGGCACTCCGCGTGTCGAAGTTTTCTCGTACCTGCTGTATGCCGGTTTGTCCGATGTTCCGGAGGTATTTTCCAGCGCCTATGCGGCGGGCGATATCCGCCGGTTGACGGTGGCCACCGAGTCCAACGATCCCGGAAAACCCGCGCGCGGTCGCTTCGTAACTGGCAAGTATTTCTCGACTCTCGGTGTGACTCCGGCGATTGGGCGCTTCTTCGGCGACGCTGAAGCAGACATGAACAATCCCACTCCGGTGGCGGTCATCAGCCACAACTACTGGCTTCGACAGTTCGCGGGAGATCCTTCGGTTGTCGGGAGAACCGTGCGCATGAGCAACTATCCGGTGACGATCATCGGTGTGGCTCGCGAAGGATTCGATGGCGAAATCTCAGCCGAATCGCAAGACGTCTGGATACCGATGAGCATGCAACCGCAACTGGTGTCTGGCACGGACTGGACGAAGGATCCCAGAATCTCGTGGCTCCAGGTAATGGCACGTCTGAAGCCGGGTGTTTCACGCGAACAGGCTGCGGCAGCCGTCAATGTGAAATTCCGGCAGATGCTTAAGGGTGATTACGCTGCGAAGCTCTCGAAGCAGGATCTCGACGACATCCCGAAGGAAAACATCAGGGTGGAGAGTGGGCTTCGAGGGTTCTCGGCCTCGCGCAGTGCGTTGATGCGGCCGATGGTGCTACTGATGATCATTGTCGGCCTGGTGCTCGTCATGGCCTGCACGAATATCTCAAACATGCTGCTGGCGAGATCATCGTCACGGACGCGGGAGATTGCGTTGCGGGTAGCGATTGGCGCGAAGCCCTGGCGTGTAATCCGCCAACTGATTACCGAGAGCGTACTCCTGGCATTTATCGGCGGTCTTGCCGGGCTTGCCGTAGCCCAGTGGGGAACGCGCCTCTTGCTGCGATGGGTGACGCAGCGATTCAGCAGCATCGCCATCGACACCGCTCCAGATGGATATGTGCTCGCGTTCGCCGCAGCCCTTTGCCTCATCACCGGACTCCTGTTTGGATTGGTGCCGGCATTGCGGGCATCGAAAATCGAGTTGACGCAAATCCTCGGGCAGACAAATCGCGTGTCCGCCGCTCACGGATCCAGAGGCGTCTTCACCGTGGGCAATCTACTGATCGCCGCGCAGTTCGCGGTGTCGATGCTGGTGATCACAGCGGCAGGCCTGCTCGTTCGCAGCCTCTACAACCTGCAGGACGTTGATCTCGGCTATCCACGTGAGCGTCTGATTGTGATGAAGACCGACCCAATGGTCGTGGGATACGACCAGGACCGTCTGAAACAGATGGCCAAGGATCTTCCGCAGGCAATTAAGTTGATTCCGGGCGTAGAGCAGGCTGCCGTTTCCGAGAACGGTCTCTTCAGTGGAACTGAATCTGGAACTTCCATGGATGCCGAAGGGTTTGCCGCGAACGGAGATGCGGATCGGCAGGCCGCTTTCGACAACATTGGCGCTGGCTATTTCAAGACGATCGGAGCACGTTTTCTACTCGGCAGGGATTTCGATGAGCGCGATAACGAAGGCAAAACGCCTGTGACGATCGTGAATGAATCCTTCGCCAACTTCTATTTCCGGAATAGGAATCCGATCGGTCACAAGATCACCGTTCCCGCAGACGACGGCACTAAGCGCGTTTTTGAAATTGTGGGCGTGGTGAAGGATGTACGCGACCACAGCGTTCGCGACAAAGTGGAGCGACGGTTCTACTTGCCGATGGCGGTCAACAATATTAGCCCGATATCCATATTGAACTTTGAGATTCGCACCGTCGGAGATCCGAGCGCGGTTACGGACGCTGTTCGGCAACGCATGAAGGAAATCGCGCCCGGGCTGCCAGTCGTTGGAGTGCAGACGATCGATGAACTCGCGAGCCGCGAGGTGTTCAAGGAGTCGATGCTGGCAAGGCTTTCGGGTATGTTCGGCGTGCTGGCGCTGGTGCTGGCGGCGGTCGGACTGTATGGCTTGATGTCGTACATGGTGGTGCAGCGAACCAAGGAGATTGGCATCCGACTGGCTTTAGGTGCGCAGCGGTCCCAGATTCTTGGGGGGATCGTCAAGCGGGCGATGATTCTGGCCATGACCGGTGTGGCGATCGGAGTGCCCATTGCGTTGCTCAGCGGGCACGCGATGAAGACCGTCTTGTACGAGGTTGGTGCGGGAGATCCGCTGTCGCTCATCGGGTCGATGCTGATCCTGGCGAGTGTGGCGGTGATGGCTAGCCTGCTGCCTGCGATGAACGCCATCAGGGTTGATCCTGCCGACGTGCTTCGCTACGAGTAG
- a CDS encoding pyridoxal phosphate-dependent aminotransferase gives MPLMEKVTHELHLAQRMSRLGTETAFEVLVRARALERQGRDIVHLEIGEPDFDTPANIIEAASKALHSGWTHYGPSAGLPDLRETIANYVSDTRRVKATADEVVVVPGGKPIIFYSILALADVGDEVIYPNPGFPIYESMINFVGAKAVPIQLREELQFRLDVNELKSLITDKTKLIIINSPQNPTGGVLEKQDIKAIADAIGDRDIMVLADEIYSRLLFEGEHHSIMSLPDWKERTILLDGFSKTYAMTGWRMGYGVMRTDLAQHISRLMTNSNSCTASFTQVAGIEALKGDQSSVDKMNKEFMRRRDAFHERINRIKGFSCLKPKGAFYMFPNIQKTGWPSKKLADALLDQAGVAALSGTAFGAFGEGYLRFSIANSMENINKALDRVEEWVNKNL, from the coding sequence ATGCCTCTTATGGAAAAAGTGACGCACGAACTACACCTCGCCCAGCGGATGTCGCGCCTGGGTACAGAGACCGCGTTCGAAGTACTGGTCCGCGCCCGCGCCCTCGAGCGCCAGGGCCGTGACATCGTTCACCTTGAAATCGGTGAGCCTGACTTCGACACCCCAGCCAACATCATTGAAGCCGCCAGCAAAGCACTGCACAGCGGATGGACCCACTACGGGCCGTCCGCCGGCCTGCCGGACCTTCGCGAGACGATCGCGAACTACGTCAGTGACACGCGCAGGGTGAAGGCGACTGCCGACGAAGTGGTCGTGGTTCCCGGTGGGAAGCCGATCATCTTCTACTCCATCCTCGCTCTCGCCGATGTCGGCGACGAGGTTATCTATCCGAATCCCGGATTCCCGATTTACGAGTCGATGATCAACTTCGTCGGTGCCAAGGCCGTGCCGATTCAGTTGAGAGAAGAACTCCAGTTCCGGCTAGACGTGAATGAGCTGAAGTCGCTCATTACCGACAAAACGAAGCTCATCATTATCAACTCGCCGCAGAATCCGACCGGCGGTGTCCTTGAGAAGCAGGACATCAAGGCGATTGCCGACGCCATAGGCGACCGCGACATCATGGTGCTCGCCGACGAGATCTACAGCCGTTTGCTGTTTGAAGGCGAACATCATTCGATCATGTCGCTGCCGGATTGGAAGGAGCGGACCATCCTGCTTGATGGCTTCTCCAAGACGTACGCGATGACGGGATGGCGCATGGGCTATGGCGTCATGCGCACCGACCTTGCCCAGCACATCTCGCGACTGATGACGAACTCGAACTCCTGCACCGCGAGTTTCACTCAAGTCGCGGGCATCGAAGCGCTGAAAGGCGATCAGTCTTCGGTCGACAAGATGAATAAGGAGTTCATGCGCCGCCGCGATGCGTTCCATGAGCGCATCAACCGGATCAAGGGCTTCTCCTGCTTAAAGCCGAAGGGCGCCTTCTACATGTTCCCGAACATCCAGAAAACCGGGTGGCCGTCGAAGAAACTGGCTGACGCACTGCTCGATCAAGCCGGAGTCGCAGCGCTGTCCGGCACTGCCTTCGGCGCATTTGGCGAAGGATACCTGCGCTTCTCGATTGCCAACTCGATGGAGAACATCAATAAGGCTCTGGATCGCGTCGAGGAGTGGGTGAACAAGAACTTGTAG
- a CDS encoding glycosyltransferase family 2 protein produces the protein MCSRVYNHLVLKYSIVVPFHNEEDSVTELYDRLKAVMEGTGESFELVFVDDGSKDHTFELLSQIALVDSRVTLVKLRRNFGQTSALAAGFDHARGEYVIAMDGDLQHDPADIPLFVEKIHEGYDVVSGWRKVRIDNLWLRRIPSRAANWAMAKLSGVDIHDFGTTFKAYRRDVLSQVPLYGEMHRFIPALASSVGASICEIPIKNVNREKGASHYGIGRTIRVFFDLITIRFLLKYLQRPLHFFGRIGVLGILLGGGIGLWLAARKILNFQFDVVQAHGPLMLFAGVMIIAGVQLLAIGLLGEMHVRHYHQVVPQASYSVERVFRAKHEENVTE, from the coding sequence ATGTGCTCGCGCGTTTATAATCATCTGGTGCTGAAGTACTCCATCGTAGTCCCTTTCCACAACGAAGAAGATAGTGTCACCGAGCTCTACGACCGCCTGAAGGCCGTCATGGAGGGCACCGGGGAATCGTTCGAACTGGTGTTTGTTGATGACGGCAGCAAGGATCATACGTTCGAGTTGCTGAGCCAGATTGCGCTGGTAGACAGCCGCGTCACGCTGGTGAAGCTTCGCCGTAATTTCGGCCAGACATCGGCGCTCGCCGCCGGATTCGATCACGCCAGGGGCGAATACGTCATCGCGATGGATGGCGACCTTCAGCATGATCCGGCTGACATTCCGCTCTTCGTTGAGAAGATCCACGAGGGCTACGACGTGGTCAGCGGTTGGCGCAAGGTCCGCATCGATAATCTCTGGTTGCGCCGCATCCCGTCGAGGGCTGCGAACTGGGCGATGGCCAAGCTTAGCGGCGTGGATATTCACGACTTCGGTACCACGTTCAAAGCCTATCGCCGCGACGTGCTGTCGCAGGTTCCTCTTTACGGCGAGATGCACCGGTTCATTCCGGCGCTGGCATCTTCAGTCGGGGCATCGATCTGCGAGATCCCGATCAAGAACGTCAACCGTGAAAAGGGAGCTTCGCATTACGGAATCGGTCGCACGATCCGGGTGTTCTTCGATCTCATCACCATTCGGTTCCTGCTGAAGTATCTTCAACGTCCGTTGCACTTCTTCGGGCGAATCGGCGTTCTCGGAATCCTGCTCGGTGGCGGCATAGGACTGTGGCTGGCCGCTCGTAAGATCCTCAACTTCCAGTTCGACGTCGTCCAGGCACACGGGCCGTTGATGCTGTTTGCGGGCGTGATGATCATCGCCGGAGTTCAGTTACTCGCAATCGGCTTGCTCGGGGAAATGCACGTCCGGCACTACCACCAGGTGGTGCCCCAGGCGTCGTACTCAGTGGAACGCGTGTTCAGGGCCAAGCACGAAGAGAACGTTACGGAATAA
- a CDS encoding FecR family protein encodes MSGDTIRTDANGRMSLTVGNSTVSLGESTELRILGSDRLQLLRGSMRMSTGPKVEVETTHGIVSAEKADVAVQVSETGTQVVCIEGLAALRNSTGQTESCLSGELLVMRPGTAPRQAQLADFRTVALWKNITDPDQAPEFQPFP; translated from the coding sequence GTGTCTGGTGACACAATCCGAACCGATGCGAATGGGCGGATGAGTCTGACGGTTGGCAACTCCACCGTCTCACTGGGAGAGTCGACCGAACTGCGGATACTGGGCTCCGATCGACTTCAACTGCTCCGTGGCAGCATGCGGATGTCGACAGGCCCGAAGGTGGAAGTGGAAACGACACACGGCATCGTTTCGGCCGAGAAGGCCGATGTTGCCGTTCAGGTCAGCGAGACGGGAACACAGGTCGTCTGCATCGAAGGCCTCGCGGCATTGCGGAACTCAACCGGGCAGACGGAGTCGTGCCTGTCAGGTGAGTTGCTTGTAATGCGGCCCGGTACGGCTCCACGCCAGGCACAGTTGGCGGATTTCAGAACAGTCGCGCTTTGGAAGAACATCACCGATCCGGATCAAGCCCCCGAGTTTCAGCCATTCCCGTAA
- a CDS encoding OmpA family protein — MLKQRMLAPVFALALTLPVCAQDVNNNQTPQPVNDAPLVYRVNVVERAARAVDYRHRGNVDLRILGTDLMPDAVGSAEVRPQAGRIKINAKFDRLKPPSTFGPQYLTYVLWALTPEGRPVNLGEVVLDGKDDHDAKLQVTTNLQAFGMIVTAEPYYSVTRPSNVVVMENLVGKDNDVNIEPITTHYEALDRAEYISDIKPAELPSAKADPDVPQNLLQARNAVAIAKAAGAERYAASAMQSAEDLLNGAENDYRRDHDSKDIATQSRMAAQRAEDARVIAIRTRLREQAAAERAETLRREQQAREEAKAEQLRAQEAQLQAQREQEQRRQAEQERLAAERARSEAELAAQRAATERQQAEQARQEALQQQQLLAQQAEQARLQAQQAEDARRQAELQAQQTRERLMTQLNSVLQTRETARGLIVNMSDVLFDLDKATLKPGARERLAKVAGIVMAYPDLKLDVGGFTDSTGTDSYNQKLSEDRANTVRAFLVSQGVPAENITSQGFGESQPIASNDNAAGRQLNRRVELLVSGEAIGRTNQQQPFNGNTEPAASTSGTTPTPSTQPQQPAIASPSTPR; from the coding sequence ATGCTGAAGCAGCGGATGCTTGCTCCCGTCTTCGCGCTGGCGCTCACGCTGCCCGTGTGCGCTCAGGACGTAAACAATAACCAGACACCTCAACCCGTCAACGATGCTCCTCTCGTGTATCGGGTGAACGTGGTGGAACGCGCGGCTCGGGCCGTCGATTACCGGCACCGAGGGAATGTTGACCTGCGGATTCTCGGAACTGACCTCATGCCGGATGCGGTGGGCTCGGCCGAAGTAAGGCCGCAGGCTGGGCGTATCAAGATCAATGCCAAGTTCGATCGTCTGAAGCCGCCCAGCACATTCGGTCCGCAATACCTGACCTACGTGCTTTGGGCGCTTACGCCCGAAGGCCGTCCGGTGAACCTCGGCGAAGTCGTACTCGACGGCAAAGATGACCATGACGCGAAGCTACAGGTCACCACGAACCTGCAGGCCTTCGGAATGATTGTTACCGCCGAACCGTACTACTCGGTTACTCGGCCCAGCAATGTGGTCGTGATGGAGAACCTGGTCGGCAAAGATAATGACGTGAATATCGAGCCGATCACGACTCACTACGAGGCCCTGGACCGCGCGGAATACATTTCCGATATCAAGCCGGCAGAGCTTCCCTCTGCCAAAGCAGATCCTGATGTTCCTCAGAACTTGCTTCAGGCCCGAAATGCCGTGGCGATTGCCAAGGCAGCCGGCGCCGAACGGTACGCCGCGAGCGCAATGCAAAGCGCAGAGGATCTGTTGAACGGTGCTGAAAACGACTACCGTCGCGACCACGACAGCAAGGACATTGCTACTCAGTCGCGCATGGCTGCCCAGCGCGCCGAGGACGCCAGGGTTATCGCTATCCGGACGAGGCTGCGGGAACAAGCCGCCGCAGAGCGTGCGGAGACTTTGCGCCGGGAACAGCAAGCCCGCGAAGAGGCGAAAGCCGAACAACTCCGCGCGCAGGAAGCTCAGCTCCAGGCACAGCGTGAGCAGGAACAGCGCCGCCAGGCTGAGCAGGAACGCTTGGCTGCGGAGCGTGCTCGATCTGAAGCAGAGTTGGCAGCGCAGCGAGCCGCGACGGAGCGTCAGCAGGCCGAACAGGCCCGTCAGGAAGCTCTGCAGCAACAGCAACTCTTAGCGCAGCAGGCGGAGCAGGCTCGACTTCAGGCGCAGCAGGCGGAGGATGCCCGTCGGCAGGCCGAGCTTCAGGCGCAGCAAACCCGCGAACGCCTGATGACACAGCTCAATTCCGTGCTGCAGACGCGTGAAACTGCGCGCGGTCTGATCGTGAATATGTCGGACGTCCTGTTCGACCTGGACAAGGCCACTCTGAAACCTGGTGCTCGCGAGCGACTGGCCAAGGTGGCGGGCATCGTGATGGCCTACCCCGATCTCAAGCTGGACGTAGGTGGCTTCACCGACAGCACCGGAACCGACAGCTATAACCAGAAGCTGTCGGAAGATCGCGCTAACACCGTACGAGCATTCCTGGTCAGCCAGGGGGTTCCTGCGGAGAACATCACCTCGCAGGGATTTGGTGAATCGCAGCCGATCGCCTCGAACGATAACGCCGCGGGACGCCAGCTTAACCGTCGCGTGGAACTGTTGGTTTCCGGCGAGGCAATCGGAAGGACGAATCAGCAACAGCCGTTCAACGGCAACACTGAACCAGCGGCTTCGACTTCCGGCACAACTCCGACGCCCAGCACTCAGCCACAACAACCCGCGATTGCCTCGCCTTCGACCCCACGCTAG